From the Gasterosteus aculeatus chromosome 13, fGasAcu3.hap1.1, whole genome shotgun sequence genome, one window contains:
- the nol6 gene encoding nucleolar protein 6 produces the protein MKKESTVAEKRAEMVPSENHEEESQVSVNGKRSKPEDAGGEGEYHPAKLSRRDLYKPPTAEELNQLKEAESLFHCSLLKMQMEELLKEVVLSERRKQQIDSFIQTVTELLRTVPDSPQVELSDLSWLSSAVKVPFLLVPKTTKGKFHMAPPASVDLIGSYPLGTCTKPRITVDLAVTIPANVLQQKDVLNQRYPRKRALYLAGLAQYLASSSDIGSMRYSCLHGNRLQPVLLLTPSGKDSSSFTLRVHAGPPPGFFKPSRFHPQRNNIRTEWYSGLQMFQGSSEPPTPHYNSSVLGDLLPRAHLQFLSAVSSQCSALADGVALLKVWLRQRELDQGTGCFNGFLASMLLAYLLTTHRISNSMTAYQLLRNSLNFLASTDLTVNGISLARDPDSTAPSLAEFHNAFQVVFVDPSGHLNMCADMTASTYKQLQHEASVSMEFWDNPTVDGFDSLLMTPKPMIRTSDHVFQLCELVKLQSSCKKMDLLSELMDHSGNYVQTALPFILTLLQQGLGQRIHLLTHSLSPVPEWPVESEAPKHKDQPPLSFGLLLNPELAASALERGPAADSPTAAEFRQLWGSRSELRRFQDGSITEAVVWGGETMCQKRLVPRQIITHLLQLHADIPDSCIRYVGAMVDDVIQTGSEVPSTGEEESLLVVQSYDDLSRKLWGLKGLPLSITAVQGAHPALRYTQVFPPVPLKVGYSFFDREKTSRSLVPKESKPCPAYITPITVICHMEGSGKWPHDRLAIRHIRTAFHIRLGVLLEKQHGYTCKPCPAHLDVWKDGLLFRIQVAYHREAQVLRERMTDKGLLVVRDNEEAQALEMATVHKPLLTSTLHGLQQQHQSFGGSCRLAKRWLGAQLFSEDITEDTADLLVASLFLQPAPFTPPGSPQVGLLRFLRLLSSFDWRNNPLIVNLNNQLTAPDYTEIRNDFMASRESLPVLFLATPKDKKQSLWTKRAPSVQMLQRVVVVAAESLKLLEHQLMDREQIQDVRVVMRPPLDAYDVLIHLNPKQVPLLAQAVDPHPVTFSRGLMAGRIAPSGGALPVIDYNPVSLYLAELRDAFGDLALFFCDPHGGTVIAVLWKPKAFVPIGFKTSQMSARKVEVNGEQANTIPNVEAILEDFRILGKGLIKSVDARTEKWSF, from the exons ATGAAAAAGGAGTCGACCGTTGCTGAGAAACGGGCAGAG atgGTTCCCTCAGAGAATCACGAGGAGGAAAGCCAGGTTTCCGTCAATGGCAAAAGGAGCAAACCCGAGGATGCCGGAGGGGAGGGTGAATATCACCCGGCGAAGTTGTCCCGGAGGGATCTGTACAAACCTCCTACAGCAGAGGAGCTGAACCAGCTGAAAGAGGCCGAAAGCCTGTTCCACTGCAGCCTGCTCAAAATGCAG ATGGAAGAGCTGCTGAAGGAGGTCGTCCTGAGTGAGCGTAGGAAACAGCAAATCGACTCCTTCATTCAGACAGTCACTGAGCTGCTGCGGACCGTACCAGATTCCCCACAAGTTGAG TTAAGTGACCTGTCATGGCTGTCAAGTGCAGTGAAGGTTCCTTTCCTCCTGGTGCCCAAAACGACCAAAGGCAAGTTCCACATGGCGCCCCCTGCTTCTGTTGATCTAATCGGCAGCTACCCGCTGGGCACCTGCACCAAACCCCGCATCACGGTGGACCTGGCTGTCACAATCCCAGCT AATGTCCTCCAACAAAAGGACGTTTTGAACCAGAGGTATCCGAGGAAAAGGGCTTTGTACTTGGCCGGCCTGGCCCAGTATCTCGCTTCCTCCTCTGACATCGGAAGCATGCGTTACTCCTGTCTGCATGGCAATCGACTGCAACCCGTTCTGCTCCTTACCCCTTCTG GTAAAGACTCTTCAAGCTTCACCTTGCGTGTTCATGCCGGTCCGCCTCCTGGGTTCTTCAAGCCCAGCCGTTTCCACCCGCAGAGGAACAATATCCGGACAGAGTGGTACAGCGGTTTGCAGATGTTCCAGG GGAGCAGCGAACCCCCCACCCCGCATTACAATAGTTCTGTTCTGGGGGATTTACTGCCCAGGGCTCACCTCCAGTTTCTGTCTGCTGTCAGCTCCCAGTGCTCAGCTTTAGCTGATGGAGTGGCTTTGCTCAAAGTCTGGCTTCGGCAAAGAGAACTCGACCAG GGCACCGGTTGTTTTAATGGCTTCCTGGCGTCAATGCTGTTGGCTTATCTGCTGACCACTCACAGAATCAGTAACTCTATGACCGCCTACCAGCTGCTTCGGAACAGCTTGAACTTCTTGG CCTCCACCGACCTGACCGTGAATGGAATTAGCCTGGCCAGAGATCCTGACTCTACAGCT CCGTCTCTTGCGGAGTTCCACAACGCTTTCCAGGTTGTGTTTGTTGACCCGTCTGGACATCTCAACATGTGTGCTGACATGACGGCTTCTACCTACAAACAG CTGCAGCACGAAGCGTCTGTATCGATGGAGTTCTGGGACAACCCTACGGTGGATGGCTTCGACAGCCTGCTCATGACGCCCAAACCAATGATAAGGACAAGCGACCACGTATTCCA GTTATGTGAGCTGGTGAAGCTTCAGTCTAGCTGTAAGAAAATGGATCTCCTCAGTGAACTGATGGACCACAGTGGAAATTATGTCCAGACTGCGCTCCCTTTTATTTTGACCCTACTTCAGCAGGGACTGGGCCAAAGGATCCACCTCCTCACCCACTCCCTCTCGCCCGTTCCTGAG TGGCCGGTGGAGAGTGAAGCCCCAAAACACAAAGATCAGCCTCCTCTGTCCTTTGGTTTGCTCTTGAATCCGGAGCTAGCAGCCTCTGCTCTGGAAAGAGGCCCAGCTGCAGACAGCCCCACG GCGGCTGAGTTCCGTCAGCTGTGGGGTTCTCGCTCGGAGCTGCGGCGCTTTCAGGACGGCTCCATCACCGAGGCTGTGGTGTGGGGCGGAGAGACCATGTGCCAAAAGAGACTCGTCCCCAGACAGATAATTACACATCTGTTACAGCT GCATGCAGACATCCCTGACTCCTGTATTCGATATGTAGGGGCGATggttgatgacgtcatccaaaCGGGAAGTGAG GTGCCCAGcactggagaggaggagagtttACTAGTGGTTCAGTCTTATGATGACCTGAGTAGGAAACTGTGGGGTCTGAAAGGTCTGCCTCTCTCCATCACAGCAGTGCAAGGAGCCCACCCTGCACTAAGATACACACAG GTCTTCCCCCCTGTGCCACTGAAGGTGGGCTATTCCTTCTTTGATAGAGAAAAGACTTCCAGATCATTGGTGCCAAAAGAAAGCAAACCTTGCCCAGCTTACATCACCCCCATCACAG TGATTTGTCACATGGAAGGAAGTGGAAAGTGGCCTCACGATCGCCTTGCCATCCGCCACATCCGAACTGCCTTCCACATCCGCCTGGGAGTGTTACTCGAGAAGCAGCACGGTTATACATGCAAACCCTGCCCAGCTCACCTGGATGTCTGGAAG GATGGCTTGCTGTTCCGCATCCAGGTGGCTTACCACCGTGAGGCTCAGGTGCTGAGGGAGAGGATGACGGACAAGGGGCTACTGGTTGTAAGGGACAACGAGGAGGCGCAGGCCCTGGAGATGGCCACCGTTCATAAGCCTCTGCTTACCAGCACGTTGCATGG gctccagcagcagcaccagagtTTTGGGGGATCATGTCGCCTGGCCAAACGCTGGCTGGGGGCTCAACTCTTTAGCGAAGACATCACAGAGGACACAGCAGACCTGCTGGTGGCGTCTCTTTTCCTGCAACCTGCACCCTTTACTCCCCCGGG TTCTCCTCAGGTCGGATTGCTTCGTTTCCTTCGCCTGCTGTCTTCCTTTGACTGGAGGAACAATCCGCTCATAGTCAACCTCAACAACCAGCTTACAG cccccGACTACACAGAGATCAGGAATGACTTCATGGCCTCCAGGGAGTCTCTGCCCGTCTTGTTTCTAGCTACGcctaaagacaaaaaacaatccCTGTGGACCAAGCGTGCGCCTAGTGTACAG atgctgcagcgtgtggtggtggtggcggcagAGAGTCTTAAGTTACTGGAACATCAGCTGATGGACAGAGAGCAGATTCAAGATGTCCGG GTGGTCATGCGCCCTCCTCTGGATGCCTACGACGTGTTGATTCACCTGAACCCAAAGCAGGTTCCCCTCCTCGCTCAGGCAGTGGACCCTCACCCTGTCACTTTCAGCAGGGGCCTCATGGCTGGCCGCATCGCCCCGTCTGGAGGGGCCCTGCCTGTGATCGACTACAACCCTGTGTCGCTCTACCTGGCAGAGCTCAGA GATGCTTTTGGCGACCTAGCCCTTTTCTTCTGCGACCCTCATGGCGGAACAGTGATCGCAGTTTTATGGAAGCCAAAAGCCTTCGTCCCAATAGGCTTCAAG ACGTCGCAGATGTCTGCGCGGAAAGTGGAGGTGAATGGGGAGCAAGCGAATACCATTCCCAACGTCGAGGCCATACTGGAGGACTTTAGGATCCTGGGAAAGGGCTTGATCAAGTCTGTGGACGCCAGGACTGAAAAATGGTCATTTTAG
- the LOC120830889 gene encoding E3 SUMO-protein ligase ZBED1 produces the protein MKRTGRRRSSVWDCFEQLGNFVRCMKCDARLKYCGGATSSMINHMSRHHPSTAPSDEDEKPVICTVQCVDDESAAGADIMQVAIMSPHVNAGARLSEREYGERKRLKRSSVWDIFVKVDEEVHCTMCDTKLKYRSSTTSMMYHIKNKHPDTMPGDGGSGATHAEVTELISRMIERDMLPVSVVGGDGFRELLAHTVHNYKVPSAADVTRLVEGHFHEKAEELVAQLANVEKLALTADLWTALPFQRYVTVSCSFITADWQGRSAVLQTHKLPSDGHAPADGVTGRLLSTVQIWGIAGKVTACVHNSARGISSPQAFIRGTWDYATCFATTLQVAVSDGLSEALVGVIVAAGKLVKHFNRSLLASEALETKQVQMCLPQHALIQSRKARWDTICDMFERLLEQRWAIKAVLSDRTITNRQEAQSLEIEDDCWQIIENFTPVLATLKWATTVISADTEVSISNIYPITFSLIQTHLVPRENDVEQVSEFKLKVQDSLRNHMEVDSSDLASKPALIASMLDPRHKHLSFLTPTGRLAAKVKLHDLVSKLDVITATVGPKDEQQEIPVTPDISQVAMPAQLRSDTKNTMMLLLGDNYSSPYATDSEAQVDYYLRDIAPSLDINPLEWWRVNGPRFPKLATLARHYLCVPGVSLPSLLSEAGQIFATMRTRLSPEHVDMMIFVNRNA, from the exons atgaagcGCACGGGCAGGAGACGCAGCTCGGTGTGGGACTGTTTTGAACAACTGGGGAACTTTGTCCGCTGCATGAAATGTGACGCGAGATTGAAGTACTGCGGCGGAGCAACCAGCTCCATGATAAACCACATGAGCCGGCACCATCCGTCCACCGCGCCGTCAGACGAGGACGAGAAGCCGGTGATCTGCACCGTGCAGTGCGTCGACGACGAGAGCGCCGCCGGCGCGGACATCATGCAGGTCGCCATCATGTCGCCCCACGTCAACGCGGGGGCCCGCCTCTCCGAGCGCGAGTACGGCGAGAGGAAGCGCCTGAAGAGGAGCTCCGTGTGGGACATTTTCGTCAAAGTGGACGAGGAGGTGCACTGCACGATGTGCGACACCAAGCTGAAATACAGGAGCAGCACCACCAGCATGATGTACCACATCAAGAACAAGCACCCCGACACCATGCCCGGCGACGGCGGCTCGGGCGCCACGCACGCGGAGGTGACCGAGCTCATTTCCAGGATGATCGAGAGGGACATGCTGCCCGTCAGCGTGGTCGGCGGGGACGGGTTCCGGGAGCTCCTCGCGCACACGGTGCACAATTACAAAGTGCCGTCCGCGGCAGATGTCACGCGCCTCGTCGAGGGCCACTTCCACGAGAAAGCGGAGGAGCTCGTGGCGCAGCTGGCCAACGTGGAGAAGCTGGCGCTCACGGCCGACCTGTGGACGGCCCTTCCCTTCCAGAGGTACGTGACGGTGTCCTGTTCCTTCATAACGGCGGACTGGCAGGGCAGGTCGGCCGTGCTGCAGACCCACAAGCTGCCGTCTGACGGCCACGCGCCCGCAGACGGCGTGACGGGGAGGCTCCTGAGCACCGTGCAGATCTGGGGCATCGCCGGGAAAGTGACCGCGTGCGTCCACAACAGCGCGCGGGGCATCTCGTCGCCACAGGCGTTCATCCGGGGCACCTGGGACTACGCCACGTGCTTCGCCACCACGCTGCAGGTGGCGGTGAGCGACGGGCTGAGCGAGGCACTGGTCGGCGTCATCGTGGCTGCGGGGAAACTCGTCAAGCACTTCAACCGCAGTTTGCTGGCGAGTGAAGCCTTGGAGACCAAGCAAGTGCAGATGTGCCTGCCGCAGCACGCGCTCATCCAGTCGCGCAAAGCTCGATGGGACACCATCTGTGATATGTTCGAGCGGTTGCTGGAGCAGCGGTGGGCCATTAAGGCCGTGCTGTCCGATCGCACCATCACCAACCGGCAGGAAGCCCAGAGCTTAGAGATCGAAGATGATTGCTGGCAGATCATTGAGAACTTCACGCCTGTGCTGGCAACGCTGAAATGGGCAACGACAGTGATATCTGCAGACACAGAAGTATCCATTTCGAACATTTACCCAATCACTTTCAGCCTAATTCAGACCCACCTCGTGCCAAGGGAGAATGACGTTGAACAAGTCTCTGAGTTCAAGCTGAAAGTTCAGGATTCACTTAGAAATCACATGGAG GTAGACTCTAGCGACCTAGCCTCCAAACCAGCTCTGATCGCCTCGATGCTGGACCCCCGTCACAAACACCTCAGTTTCCTGACGCCAACGGGGAGACTGGCTGCAAAGGTTAAACTGCACGATCTGGTTTCAAAATTAGATGTGATAACGGCTACTGTGGGCCCGAAGGATGAACAGCAGGAGATCCCGGTCACACCGGATATCAGCCAGGTGGCAATGCCCGCGCAACTGAGAAGTGACACCAAAAACACCATGATGTTACTCTTGGGGGACAACTACAGTTCCCCCTATGCCACAGACTCTGAAGCCCAGGTAGATTACTACTTGAGGGACATTGCTCCGTCACTGGACATAAACCCTCTTGAATGGTGGAGGGTGAACGGACCAAGGTTCCCCAAATTAGCCACTCTGGCGAGGCACTATTTGTGCGTGCCTGGGGTATCGCTGCCGTCTTTATTGTCCGAGGCTGGACAAATATTTGCAACAATGCGCACTAGACTGAGCCCCGAGCATGTTGACATGATGATCTTTGTAAACAGAAATGCATAA
- the aqp3a gene encoding aquaporin-3a, with translation MGRHKFYLDKLSRFFQIRNLLLRQALAECLGTLILVMFGCGSVAQLVLSGGSHGMFITVNFAFGFGATLGILVCGQVSGGHLNPAVTFALCLLGRERWRKFPMYFLFQTIGGFFGAAIIFGMYYDALWDHPGSYEVSGPNATAGIFATYPGKHLTIVNGFFDQIIGTAALIVCVLAIVDPYNNPIPQGLEAFTVGFVVLVIGLSMGFNSGYAVNPARDLGPRLFTAVAGWGGEVFTVRNGWFLVPVCAPFLGTIVGVVIYQLMVGFHVEGEARDFKSKLEESVALTDVPKNEKTNEKTKNMH, from the exons ATGGGACGACACAAGTTCTATTTGGACAAACTGTCCCGGTTCTTCCAGATCCGCAACCTGCTCCTTCGCCAAGCCCTGGCAGAGTGTCTTGGCACTCTCATCCTTGTG atgtTTGGTTGCGGTTCTGTGGCCCAGCTGGTGTTGAGCGGCGGTTCCCATGGCATGTTCATCACCGTCAACTTTGCCTTTGGCTTTGGCGCCACATTAGGCATCCTGGTCTGTGGCCAAGTGTCAG GCGGCCATCTGAACCCTGCAGTGACCTTTGCTCTATGCCTGCTTGGAAGAGAGCGCTGGAGAAAGTTCCCCATGTACTTCCTCTTTCAGACAATTGGTGGTTTTTTCGGAGCTGCTATCATTTTTGGCATGTACTACG ATGCCCTGTGGGACCATCCGGGATCTTACGAAGTATCCGGGCCCAATGCCACAGCTGGCATTTTTGCTACCTATCCCGGAAAACATCTCACTATTGTGAATGGATTCTTTGACCAG ATAATTGGCACAGCTGCGCTGATTGTGTGTGTCCTGGCTATTGTGGACCCGTACAACAACCCCATCCCCCAGGGACTGGAGGCCTTCACCGTGGGATTCGTGGTTCTGGTCATTGGATTGTCCATGGGCTTTAATTCTGGTTACGCTGTCAATCCCGCCAGAGACCTCGGGCCGCGTCTTTTCACCGCCGTAGCTGGGTGGGGCGGTGAAGTTTTTAC AGTTAGAAATGGgtggttcctggttcctgtctgtgCCCCATTCCTTGGAACCATCGTGGGTGTGGTGATCTACCAGCTGATGGTTGGCTTCCACGTGGAAGGAGAAGCGCGTGACTTTAAAAGCAAGCTGGAGGAGAGTGTCGCACTCACTGATGTCCCCAAAAATGAGAAAACCAATgagaaaaccaaaaacatgcaCTGA
- the LOC120830803 gene encoding uncharacterized protein LOC120830803 isoform X1, translated as MRAAWPGETPQSRGLVSAAGRRPAGAWWLVFLLFQETWGLHIQNKLLVKCLQVDGGRVSLGDCSPNSALQEWRWLPGSRALRNHHTGECLTAPREQYEGVQLQPCVFRPEGVQTDTGGDVADTGREASGQAWFCSKRGHLTLVGRGLHLSATQESTLVFLSREHKQPGSRWRTLDNQTLCNGRDNQHKSHHNLEKSLASGIFQSAISDIKANPFEVTDTYPAMNVPLLSPSNKSTADLTGVSFSTDNGMGWKITMLALSSLALVIGIVILMLNVHSNRRKKVVCVLKSYSPRPERSAPGSPVRSDRALLTEHAMRHPQSSPAVQRGEILIEWKDGTVTPLYEA; from the exons ATGCGGGCTGCGTGGCCCGGGGAGACACCGCAATCTCGGGGCCTCGTCTCCGCTGCGGGAAGAAGGCCGGCGGGCGCCTGGtggctcgtcttcctcctcttccaag AGACCTGGGGCCTACACATTCAGAACAAGCTGCTGGTTAAATGCCTGCAGGTGGATGGAGGCAGAGTGTCTCTGGGCGATTGCAGCCCAAATTCGGCCTTACAGGAATGGCGTTGGCTCCCGGGGAGCCGGGCTCTCCGCAATCACCACACCGGGGAGTGCCTGACCGCACCGAGAGAGCAGTATGAAGGTGTCCAACTGCAGCCCTGCGTCTTTAGGCCGGAGGGTGTCCAGACTGACACCGGGGGCGACGTGGCGGATACGGGCAGAGAGGCGAGCGGCCAGGCGTGGTTCTGTTCCAAGAGGGGCCACCTCACTTTGGTGGGGAGGGGGCTGCACCTTAGTGCAACGCAAGAATCCACTTTGGTCTTCCTGTCAAGAGAACATAAGCAG CCTGGCAGCAGGTGGCGAACACTTGACAACCAGACCCTGTGCAATGGCAGAGACAACCAACACAAATCTCACCACAATCTGGAGAAATCGTTGGCGTCTGGGATTTTTCAAAGTGCCATCTCTGACATAAAGGCTAACCCAT TTGAAGTCACAGACACGTATCCTGCAATGAATGTGCCTCTGTTGTCGCCAAGCAACAAATCCACTGCAGATCTGACCGGAGTTTCCTTCAGTACGGACAATG GAATGGGCTGGAAGATCACCATGCTGGCATTAAGCTCCTTGGCTCTGGTCATCGGGATTGTGATTCTTATGCTCAATGTTCACTCCAACAG AAGGAAGAAagtggtgtgtgttttgaagtCATACTCTCCGAGGCCCGAGAGGAGCGCTCCCGGGTCCCCGGTGCGCAGTGACCGAGCCTTGCTGACCGAGCACGCCATGAGACACCCGCAGTCGTCCCCGGCTGTCCAACGAGGAGAAATCCTGATCGAGTGGAAGGACGGCACTGTCACTCCACTGTACGAGGCCTGA
- the LOC120830803 gene encoding uncharacterized protein LOC120830803 isoform X2 encodes MRAAWPGETPQSRGLVSAAGRRPAGAWWLVFLLFQETWGLHIQNKLLVKCLQVDGGRVSLGDCSPNSALQEWRWLPGSRALRNHHTGECLTAPREQYEGVQLQPCVFRPEGVQTDTGGDVADTGREASGQAWFCSKRGHLTLVGRGLHLSATQESTLVFLSREHKQPGSRWRTLDNQTLCNGRDNQHKSHHNLEKSLASGIFQSAISDIKANPFEVTDTYPAMNVPLLSPSNKSTADLTGVSFSTDNGMGWKITMLALSSLALVIGIVILMLNVHSNRSERHRVGKVVGGKLVFSDMEPPPLPPPLPHADSM; translated from the exons ATGCGGGCTGCGTGGCCCGGGGAGACACCGCAATCTCGGGGCCTCGTCTCCGCTGCGGGAAGAAGGCCGGCGGGCGCCTGGtggctcgtcttcctcctcttccaag AGACCTGGGGCCTACACATTCAGAACAAGCTGCTGGTTAAATGCCTGCAGGTGGATGGAGGCAGAGTGTCTCTGGGCGATTGCAGCCCAAATTCGGCCTTACAGGAATGGCGTTGGCTCCCGGGGAGCCGGGCTCTCCGCAATCACCACACCGGGGAGTGCCTGACCGCACCGAGAGAGCAGTATGAAGGTGTCCAACTGCAGCCCTGCGTCTTTAGGCCGGAGGGTGTCCAGACTGACACCGGGGGCGACGTGGCGGATACGGGCAGAGAGGCGAGCGGCCAGGCGTGGTTCTGTTCCAAGAGGGGCCACCTCACTTTGGTGGGGAGGGGGCTGCACCTTAGTGCAACGCAAGAATCCACTTTGGTCTTCCTGTCAAGAGAACATAAGCAG CCTGGCAGCAGGTGGCGAACACTTGACAACCAGACCCTGTGCAATGGCAGAGACAACCAACACAAATCTCACCACAATCTGGAGAAATCGTTGGCGTCTGGGATTTTTCAAAGTGCCATCTCTGACATAAAGGCTAACCCAT TTGAAGTCACAGACACGTATCCTGCAATGAATGTGCCTCTGTTGTCGCCAAGCAACAAATCCACTGCAGATCTGACCGGAGTTTCCTTCAGTACGGACAATG GAATGGGCTGGAAGATCACCATGCTGGCATTAAGCTCCTTGGCTCTGGTCATCGGGATTGTGATTCTTATGCTCAATGTTCACTCCAACAG atcggagcgacaccgggtgggaaaagtggtcggtggaaagttggtatttagcgacatggagcctcctcctcttcctcctcctcttcctcacgcagattccatgtaa
- the LOC120830803 gene encoding uncharacterized protein LOC120830803 isoform X3, whose translation MRAAWPGETPQSRGLVSAAGRRPAGAWWLVFLLFQETWGLHIQNKLLVKCLQVDGGRVSLGDCSPNSALQEWRWLPGSRALRNHHTGECLTAPREQYEGVQLQPCVFRPEGVQTDTGGDVADTGREASGQAWFCSKRGHLTLVGRGLHLSATQESTLVFLSREHKQPGSRWRTLDNQTLCNGRDNQHKSHHNLEKSLASGIFQSAISDIKANPFEVTDTYPAMNVPLLSPSNKSTADLTGVSFSTDNGMGWKITMLALSSLALVIGIVILMLNVHSNR comes from the exons ATGCGGGCTGCGTGGCCCGGGGAGACACCGCAATCTCGGGGCCTCGTCTCCGCTGCGGGAAGAAGGCCGGCGGGCGCCTGGtggctcgtcttcctcctcttccaag AGACCTGGGGCCTACACATTCAGAACAAGCTGCTGGTTAAATGCCTGCAGGTGGATGGAGGCAGAGTGTCTCTGGGCGATTGCAGCCCAAATTCGGCCTTACAGGAATGGCGTTGGCTCCCGGGGAGCCGGGCTCTCCGCAATCACCACACCGGGGAGTGCCTGACCGCACCGAGAGAGCAGTATGAAGGTGTCCAACTGCAGCCCTGCGTCTTTAGGCCGGAGGGTGTCCAGACTGACACCGGGGGCGACGTGGCGGATACGGGCAGAGAGGCGAGCGGCCAGGCGTGGTTCTGTTCCAAGAGGGGCCACCTCACTTTGGTGGGGAGGGGGCTGCACCTTAGTGCAACGCAAGAATCCACTTTGGTCTTCCTGTCAAGAGAACATAAGCAG CCTGGCAGCAGGTGGCGAACACTTGACAACCAGACCCTGTGCAATGGCAGAGACAACCAACACAAATCTCACCACAATCTGGAGAAATCGTTGGCGTCTGGGATTTTTCAAAGTGCCATCTCTGACATAAAGGCTAACCCAT TTGAAGTCACAGACACGTATCCTGCAATGAATGTGCCTCTGTTGTCGCCAAGCAACAAATCCACTGCAGATCTGACCGGAGTTTCCTTCAGTACGGACAATG GAATGGGCTGGAAGATCACCATGCTGGCATTAAGCTCCTTGGCTCTGGTCATCGGGATTGTGATTCTTATGCTCAATGTTCACTCCAACAGGTGA